In Mycobacterium stomatepiae, the following are encoded in one genomic region:
- a CDS encoding TetR/AcrR family transcriptional regulator — MAPKKSTPASNRGTADADSKSARTRARILDAATHVLSAKGFAGTRLSDVADYAEIQAPAIYYYLGSREELIEEVMYCGVAELRRNVQDALNELPPETSPLDRIMTAVEAHLRHELEISDYATASIRNSGQIPQHLRARQLKEEASYGRIWRRLFDNAQADGQIRADLDLRYAQLLALGALNWAAEWRDPQRDSVDGIVATAQSLVSHGLSPQGQSRARSTRKARTTTSRR, encoded by the coding sequence ATGGCGCCTAAAAAATCTACGCCGGCTTCTAATCGCGGAACTGCTGACGCCGATTCCAAATCCGCCCGCACACGTGCCCGCATCCTCGATGCCGCCACGCACGTTCTGAGCGCGAAGGGGTTTGCCGGCACACGGCTCTCCGATGTTGCCGACTATGCCGAGATTCAGGCGCCGGCAATCTACTACTATTTGGGTTCTCGCGAGGAACTCATCGAAGAGGTGATGTACTGCGGCGTCGCCGAACTACGCCGGAACGTGCAAGACGCCCTCAACGAGCTCCCACCGGAGACCTCGCCACTGGATCGGATCATGACGGCCGTCGAGGCCCATCTGCGCCACGAGCTCGAGATTTCCGATTACGCCACCGCCTCGATACGTAATTCCGGGCAGATCCCCCAGCACCTCCGCGCTCGACAACTCAAAGAGGAAGCGAGCTACGGACGGATATGGCGCCGATTGTTTGACAATGCCCAAGCAGACGGGCAAATCCGGGCCGATCTCGACCTCCGCTACGCGCAGCTGCTGGCTCTTGGCGCGCTCAACTGGGCGGCCGAATGGCGTGACCCCCAACGCGACTCCGTCGACGGCATCGTCGCCACCGCTCAATCGTTGGTGAGCCACGGGCTGAGCCCGCAGGGGCAATCACGGGCACGCAGCACCCGAAAGGCGCGCACGACAACCAGCAGACGCTGA